GCTCGACGCCGAGCGTGATCTCGTCGCCGCAGGTCGGATTGATCTGGTGCGAGCGGTGCGCCAGCCCGCTCGTGTCGCCGCGGCCCTCGGGGGTTCGCGAATGATCGAGGATGAGCTCCTGGTAGAGCGTCTGCAGGTCGGCGGAGCTCATGCGCGCACCCCGAAGAAGCCGGCGGCGTCGCGGACGGCGGCGAGCGCGAGCTCGACCTCCTCGGCCGTCGTGTAGACGGCGGCGCTCATGCGAGCCGTGGCGGTGAGGCCGAGGCGACGGTGCAGGGGCTGCGCGCAGTGGTGGCCGACGCGGATCGCGATGCCCCGGTCGTCGAGGAACTGGCCGAGGTCGTGCGCGTGCACGCCCTCGAGGGCGAAGCTCGCGAGACCGACCCGCTCCGCGCCGGGCGCCCCGCGGAGGACCCGCACGCCCGGGATCGCGGCGAGCCCGTCGACCATCTGCGCACCGAGCTCGCGCTCGTGCGCCGCCACGCGATCCATGCCGAGCGACTCGAGGTAGTCGACGGCCGCCGCGAGCCCGACCGCCTGCGACACCGGCTGCGTGCCCGCCTCGAAGCGCTGCGGCGGCGGGAGGAACTCGGACCGCTCCATCGTGACGCGCGTGATGACCGAGCCGCCGGTCGTGACGGGCGGCAGCGCGGCGAGGATCTCGCGGCGGCCCGCGAGGACGCCGACGCCCGAGGGCCCCAGCATCTTGTGGCCGGAGAAGACCGCGAGGTCGACGTCGAGCGCGCGGAGGTCGAGGGGGAGCTGCGGGGCGGACTGGCACGCGTCGAGGACGACGAGCGCGCCGACCTCGCGCGCGCGGGCGATGACGGGCGCGATCGGCGAGACGGTCCCGATGACGTTGGAGACGTGCGCGAGCGCGACGACGCGGGTGCGCTCGCCGAGGAGCGCGTCGAGCTCGTCGAGCACGAGCGCGCCGTCGTCGTCGACGGGGATGAATCGGAGCACCGCGCCGGTGCGGAGGGCGAGCTGCTGCCACGGCACGAGGTTCGCGTGATGCTCGAGCTCGGTGACGAGGATCTCGTCGCCCGGCTCGAGGGCGAGCTCGCGCATCGCGGGCTCCTCCTGCACGGCGGCGTTCGAGAGCGCGTAGGCGACGAGGTTGAGGCCCGCGGTCGCGTTCGCGGTCCAGACCACCTCGTCGGCGCCGACGCCGACGAAGCCGGCGATGCGCTCGCGAGCCTGCTCGAACTCCTCGGTCGCCTCGGCGGCGAGCGTGTGGGCCCCGCGGTGGACGGCGGAGTTGCGGTGCTCGGCGAACTCGCGCTCGGCATCCAGCACGGTGCGCGGACGCTGCGAGGTGGCGCCCGAGTCGAGGTACACGAGCGGCCGCCCGTTGACCGATTCGCCGAGGATCGGGAAGTCGGCTCGGATGCGGCGGATCTCGTCGTCGCTCAGGGGTGCGGTGCTCGTGGTCGTCGTCATGCTCGCTCTGGTGCTCGGCCGTTCCGCGGTGCGCGGACCACCCATTGTCTCGCGATCGGGCGGCCGCCGCTGTCAGAAGTCGAAGAGGTTGGCGCGGATGCCGCCGTCGCCGTACTCGGTGCGGAGGACGCCGCGTCGGCGCAGCACCGGCACGAGCTCGTCGAGCATGCGGTGCACCGTGACGGGGTGGAGGTCGCCGGAGAGGATGATGCCGTCGTTGTCGGCGTCGTCGCCGAGCGCTTCGAGCACATCGGCGAGCTCCTCGGCGGTGCCGACCGTGCCGCCGTCGGGGAGGCGCCGCCGGCGGGCCTTCGCAGCCGCGAGCTCCCGCAGCGTCGCATCCTCGAAGCGCTCGTAGGGGCCTCGCAGGCCGCGGATGGTGCCCTGCGAGACGTGGTCGCCGAAGA
The Homoserinibacter sp. YIM 151385 DNA segment above includes these coding regions:
- a CDS encoding aminotransferase class V-fold PLP-dependent enzyme, with the translated sequence MTTTTSTAPLSDDEIRRIRADFPILGESVNGRPLVYLDSGATSQRPRTVLDAEREFAEHRNSAVHRGAHTLAAEATEEFEQARERIAGFVGVGADEVVWTANATAGLNLVAYALSNAAVQEEPAMRELALEPGDEILVTELEHHANLVPWQQLALRTGAVLRFIPVDDDGALVLDELDALLGERTRVVALAHVSNVIGTVSPIAPVIARAREVGALVVLDACQSAPQLPLDLRALDVDLAVFSGHKMLGPSGVGVLAGRREILAALPPVTTGGSVITRVTMERSEFLPPPQRFEAGTQPVSQAVGLAAAVDYLESLGMDRVAAHERELGAQMVDGLAAIPGVRVLRGAPGAERVGLASFALEGVHAHDLGQFLDDRGIAIRVGHHCAQPLHRRLGLTATARMSAAVYTTAEEVELALAAVRDAAGFFGVRA